One Megamonas hypermegale genomic window carries:
- a CDS encoding FadR/GntR family transcriptional regulator has protein sequence MLVGEIMGLAKIGNSDTLVNEIITQLSQAIIEGDFKPGDKLPSEAELCEQLAVGRNSLREAIRVLNAMGVVKTKRGQGTFLQDTISHEVFNPLIFRLILDPKNTTDVFELRVMVESIVIIMAIYKASPEEIQSIRDLVDETNNIAKSNQGSIDDLIKLDMQFHLSIAKCVHNKLIESILETLVLMFEPSIKKVLQKDGGIDLCLKNHYAIVNLIEQRDVINVFNTVRDTLVDSFAKE, from the coding sequence TTGTTAGTTGGTGAAATTATGGGATTAGCTAAAATTGGAAATTCTGATACTTTAGTAAATGAAATTATCACACAACTCTCTCAAGCTATTATTGAAGGTGATTTTAAACCTGGTGACAAACTTCCATCAGAAGCTGAACTATGCGAACAACTCGCTGTCGGTAGAAATTCACTTAGAGAAGCTATTCGTGTATTAAATGCTATGGGAGTAGTTAAAACAAAACGTGGTCAAGGTACTTTTTTACAAGATACAATATCGCACGAAGTATTCAATCCTCTCATATTTCGTTTAATTCTTGACCCCAAAAATACAACTGATGTTTTCGAATTACGTGTAATGGTAGAATCTATTGTTATTATTATGGCTATATATAAAGCTTCGCCAGAAGAAATACAATCCATTCGCGATTTAGTAGATGAAACAAATAATATTGCCAAATCAAATCAAGGTTCGATAGATGATTTAATAAAACTCGATATGCAATTTCACTTATCTATTGCGAAATGCGTACATAATAAATTGATAGAATCCATTTTAGAAACACTTGTTCTAATGTTTGAACCATCAATAAAAAAAGTACTGCAAAAAGATGGTGGTATTGATTTATGTTTAAAAAATCACTATGCTATCGTAAATTTAATTGAACAACGCGATGTAATTAATGTTTTTAATACTGTTAGAGATACATTAGTTGATTCTTTTGCAAAAGAATAA
- a CDS encoding phospholipid carrier-dependent glycosyltransferase yields MRDFLLRNKGFIVGICILAVFYLYLAHLGSYHLMDPDEGRYHEIPREMLLTGDFITPHLNGVEYFEKPALQYWATAIIMKIFGVTEFAGRVFPALSAIGCVGLTFCLGSMMYTRRVGLLAAAVLATSCLNLIVASINILDMALTFFMTGCMVSFYAFERTEKKKYLLLFYIAMGLGVLTKGLVAIILPLGILFWYTIFTKRPRLFLKLFYLPGIIAFLIVTVPWFYLVCQANPDFFYFFFIREHFLRFTTKMHDRFQPWWFFIPFVFIGMLPWTGFLVSLFSKKGVIRKSVSERNRFDIIYLLVWFAVIFVFYSISDSKLVPYIMPCWMPMAVLIAASIKRFEVENSWLCHSFLINSILCLGFVFALVGYVLMSNYLTLDEFIAEGGMLTAALFLGTLAAIITWYKTRRFRCTATVLCIMGFFFGLGLHDVQQQIHNNQSAYYVSQKINQLNPQDSLIVNYGEFYHGIVFYTDQRVAMADFKGELEFGLSHPSGDGWYFDGNQLNDLWNSQKRIIIVVKDRYKDKCLSVLSTPAKEMITEGAYTILVNK; encoded by the coding sequence TTGCGAGATTTTCTTTTACGTAATAAAGGTTTTATTGTCGGAATATGTATTTTGGCTGTTTTTTATCTGTATTTAGCTCATTTAGGTTCATATCATTTAATGGACCCAGATGAAGGTAGATATCATGAAATTCCGCGTGAAATGTTACTCACTGGTGATTTTATTACACCTCATTTAAATGGCGTGGAATATTTTGAAAAACCAGCACTTCAATATTGGGCTACAGCGATTATCATGAAGATTTTTGGTGTAACTGAGTTTGCAGGACGAGTTTTCCCTGCTCTTTCAGCTATTGGATGCGTAGGACTTACTTTTTGTCTTGGTTCTATGATGTATACGCGCCGAGTAGGTTTATTGGCGGCAGCTGTTTTAGCTACATCATGCTTAAATCTTATTGTAGCTTCAATCAATATCTTAGATATGGCACTTACATTTTTTATGACAGGGTGTATGGTGTCTTTTTATGCTTTTGAAAGAACCGAGAAGAAAAAATATTTACTGTTATTTTATATAGCAATGGGCTTAGGTGTACTTACAAAAGGTCTTGTGGCAATTATTTTGCCATTAGGTATTTTGTTTTGGTATACGATTTTTACAAAAAGACCACGTTTATTTTTAAAGCTTTTTTATTTGCCGGGTATAATAGCTTTCTTGATAGTTACAGTACCATGGTTTTATCTCGTGTGTCAGGCAAATCCTGATTTCTTCTATTTCTTTTTCATTCGAGAACATTTCTTGCGTTTTACAACAAAGATGCATGATAGGTTTCAGCCTTGGTGGTTTTTCATACCATTTGTTTTCATTGGTATGCTTCCGTGGACTGGATTTTTGGTATCTTTATTCAGCAAAAAAGGCGTTATACGCAAGAGTGTATCAGAAAGAAATCGCTTTGATATAATTTATTTGTTAGTATGGTTTGCTGTAATTTTCGTCTTTTATTCGATTTCAGATTCCAAATTAGTTCCGTATATAATGCCATGTTGGATGCCGATGGCTGTATTAATTGCGGCTTCAATAAAACGATTTGAAGTAGAAAATTCTTGGCTTTGCCATAGTTTTTTAATTAACAGTATTTTGTGCTTAGGTTTCGTCTTTGCTCTTGTGGGCTATGTTTTGATGTCTAATTATTTAACATTAGATGAATTCATTGCTGAAGGTGGTATGCTCACCGCTGCACTGTTTTTAGGAACTTTAGCGGCAATCATCACTTGGTATAAAACGAGACGTTTTCGTTGTACAGCAACTGTGCTGTGTATTATGGGATTTTTCTTTGGTCTTGGTTTGCACGATGTACAGCAGCAAATTCATAATAATCAATCAGCATATTATGTTAGTCAGAAAATAAATCAGTTAAATCCTCAAGATAGTTTGATTGTAAATTATGGAGAATTCTATCACGGAATTGTATTTTATACAGACCAGCGTGTAGCGATGGCTGATTTTAAAGGTGAATTGGAATTTGGTTTATCTCATCCTTCTGGGGATGGTTGGTATTTTGATGGCAATCAGCTCAACGATTTGTGGAACAGTCAAAAGCGTATTATAATTGTAGTGAAAGACCGTTATAAAGATAAATGTCTTAGTGTATTATCTACTCCAGCGAAAGAAATGATAACTGAAGGAGCATACACTATTTTAGTTAATAAATAA
- a CDS encoding DegT/DnrJ/EryC1/StrS family aminotransferase, giving the protein MRKEFLPFAKPLVSEEAIADVADSIRKGWMAMGPKTVDFENKFADYVGSKYAVSVNSATAGLHLAVMALIKPGDEVITTAMTFASTVNAIIFAGGKPVLVDIDPHTFNIDVKAIEKAITPKTKAIIPVHFAGRPCDMDALEALAEKYNLGIIEDSAHALGAQYKGKKIGAGRGKNHIAVFSFHPTKNITTGEGGMVCTDDEDAAEIMSMQRQNGMSKGAWNRYQANGKAHYDIFKPGLKYQMMDIQAAIGRDQLKHLEEFNTRRREIVARYQRELANVRGLILPPEIEEGNVHSWHIYTPLIDIDTLGFSRDDFMAQMSKHNIGTAYHYQALHLFTCYGEITGLKAGDLPNSEYVSERIVSLPLFPAMTDDDVTDVIEAIKEICGMKG; this is encoded by the coding sequence ATGCGTAAAGAGTTTTTACCTTTTGCTAAACCACTTGTAAGTGAAGAGGCAATTGCAGATGTAGCCGATTCCATTCGTAAAGGTTGGATGGCAATGGGTCCTAAGACAGTTGATTTTGAAAATAAATTTGCCGATTATGTAGGTTCAAAATATGCTGTATCTGTAAATTCAGCAACAGCTGGATTACATTTAGCTGTTATGGCACTTATTAAGCCAGGTGATGAAGTTATCACAACTGCAATGACATTTGCAAGTACTGTAAACGCTATTATTTTTGCTGGCGGAAAACCTGTGCTTGTTGATATTGACCCACATACATTTAATATTGATGTAAAAGCAATAGAAAAAGCAATTACACCTAAGACAAAAGCGATAATCCCTGTACATTTCGCTGGTCGTCCATGTGATATGGATGCATTAGAAGCATTAGCTGAAAAATATAATCTTGGAATTATTGAAGATTCTGCTCATGCGCTTGGTGCACAGTATAAAGGCAAGAAAATAGGTGCTGGACGCGGTAAAAATCATATAGCAGTATTCAGTTTTCATCCGACTAAAAATATTACAACTGGCGAAGGCGGTATGGTTTGCACTGATGATGAAGATGCAGCAGAAATCATGTCTATGCAACGTCAAAATGGTATGAGTAAAGGCGCATGGAACCGCTATCAAGCAAATGGTAAAGCTCATTATGATATTTTTAAACCAGGTTTAAAATACCAGATGATGGATATTCAAGCTGCCATTGGTCGTGACCAACTTAAACATTTAGAAGAATTCAATACACGTCGTCGCGAAATTGTTGCACGATATCAAAGAGAATTAGCTAATGTAAGAGGTTTGATTTTACCACCAGAAATAGAAGAAGGAAATGTTCATTCTTGGCATATCTATACACCACTTATCGATATAGATACACTTGGTTTTAGTCGCGATGATTTTATGGCACAGATGAGTAAACACAATATCGGTACAGCTTATCATTATCAAGCATTACATTTATTCACTTGCTATGGAGAAATCACTGGACTTAAAGCTGGCGATTTACCAAATTCTGAATATGTATCAGAACGCATTGTATCATTACCACTTTTCCCTGCAATGACAGATGATGATGTAACAGATGTAATTGAAGCGATTAAAGAAATATGTGGAATGAAAGGCTGA